CCGACGCCCGGCGCCGATCATGCTGGCCAGCACCTCGACGTCCGAAGCACGGCTGGCCGGAGCCAACCTCTTCGAACTCAACATCTTCCGCAGCGTCCCCGGCACCATCGCCATCTTCTCCACCGCCTACGGCGGGCGGGCCTTCGCCGCCGCCGGCATCACCGAGCGCGAGGCCGCCCGCGAGGGCTTCGAACTGGTCACCGCCACCGCCGTCAGTCCCGACCACCACCCCGGAACCCTGCCCGGCACCGTCAAGCAGAAGGTCAAGCTGATCGCCATGCGCTCGTCGGGCAATATCCTCGGCGCCCAGGCCTCCGGCGGCACCAGCGTCGGCGAGCTAATCAACATGCTCGGTCTGGCCATCCAGAACCACCTGACGGCCAGCGATCTGCTGACGGCCCAGATCGGCACCCACCCCCTGCTCACCGCCCCGCCGACCACCTAC
Above is a window of Candidatus Coatesbacteria bacterium DNA encoding:
- a CDS encoding pyridine nucleotide-disulfide oxidoreductase yields the protein GISVGYSPNAKLGLDSGLKAGPLGAIAVDEYLRTSAEGVFAVGDCCERVHFATRRPAPIMLASTSTSEARLAGANLFELNIFRSVPGTIAIFSTAYGGRAFAAAGITEREAAREGFELVTATAVSPDHHPGTLPGTVKQKVKLIAMRSSGNILGAQASGGTSVGELINMLGLAIQNHLTASDLLTAQIGTHPLLTAPPTTYPVTKAAEQIVRRTVCS